CAATTTCATTTTCAGCCGAAAACCTTGCGATATTTGCATCTAAAGCACCAGCACCTACTTTGATTTGATTATCAGAAATCTTTTTAATGCCAGCAAATTCTCTGCCCAAGCGAATTACAACGCCTCTAAAACCTTCATCAAGAATAATCACATTTGAAAAAACTCCAAAGCAAATATATGGTAAATCTTTGGGCCTGTGTTTAAGAAAGAAACTCAAATCCTCTTCGTCTTTGGGCTTGAAAAGAATATCTGCATTGCCACCAACACCAAACCAAGTAACTTTAGAAAGAGGATAATCAAAGCGATATTCACCCCTAATTTTAGGCAGATTTTCTAAGGTGAACTTCATCTAAAAGTCAGATTTTTTATTTTTACCATAAAGTGTATCTTCATCAACCGTTGTTTGCGTTATGCCTTTTAGAGAAGTTGAGAGATTACTTTCAGAAAATTGTGATAATCTAAGTCTTAAATTATTAGGATTATCCGCTTCTTTCAAGGCAGTTTCACGCGTAATAATTTTATCTCTATAAAGTCGGAATAATGATTCATCAAAACTCATCATTCCATTATTTAGATTTTTGTTTATAACCTCTTTTATCTCATGAAATTTTCCCTCTCTTATAAGCTCTGTAACCAAGCCTTCATTCTTCAAGATTTCATAAGATAGAACTAAATTGCCAGTCAAATTTTTTACTAATCTTTGCCCGCACAACGCAACTAAATTATGTGAAAGAGAAATTAGAATTTGATTATGAACTTCCTCAGGATACAAACTTAAAATTCTTTCAAATGTTTGGTTTGTATTGCTTGCGTGAATTGTTGCAACTACCAAATGCCCTGTTTCACTAAACATTATAGCATTTTCTATTGAATCTCTATCTCTAATTTCACCAATAAAAATAACATCAGGTGCTTGTCTAAAAGCATTTTTAAGTGCTATACCATAAGAATAAGTATCAATGCCAATCTCTCTTTGAGTAAAAATACAATTTTTATGTTTGAAAACATATTCTATTGGGTCTTCAATAGTAACAATATGTCCACTTCCTTTATTATTTCTATGCTCTAAACATGCTGCAACTGAAGTTGATTTTCCACTACCTGTTGCACCCGCAATTAAAAACAAACCACGCTTTGCCATAATAAAATCTCTGTAACTTTCAGGCAAACCAAGATCTTTGAAAGTAGGGATTTTTGATTTTATATGACGAACTACAAGCCCAATATTTTTTTGCTGATAAAAAACATTAATTCTAAACCTTTCTTCACCTATAGAGTATGCAACATTAAGTTCTAGCGTTGAAAGAAAATCTTGCATTTGCTCATCAGTTAAAAATTCTTTCACTAATTTTTCAATATCGCTAGTGGTAAATGATTCATCTTTACTTCTAACTAAATTAGATTGCACCCTATATGTTGCAGGTAAATCAGTGGTTATATAGAGGTCAGAAGCCTCGATTGAAACCATT
The Rickettsiales bacterium DNA segment above includes these coding regions:
- a CDS encoding PilT/PilU family type 4a pilus ATPase, whose product is MSEKKINYYLQEMVSIEASDLYITTDLPATYRVQSNLVRSKDESFTTSDIEKLVKEFLTDEQMQDFLSTLELNVAYSIGEERFRINVFYQQKNIGLVVRHIKSKIPTFKDLGLPESYRDFIMAKRGLFLIAGATGSGKSTSVAACLEHRNNKGSGHIVTIEDPIEYVFKHKNCIFTQREIGIDTYSYGIALKNAFRQAPDVIFIGEIRDRDSIENAIMFSETGHLVVATIHASNTNQTFERILSLYPEEVHNQILISLSHNLVALCGQRLVKNLTGNLVLSYEILKNEGLVTELIREGKFHEIKEVINKNLNNGMMSFDESLFRLYRDKIITRETALKEADNPNNLRLRLSQFSESNLSTSLKGITQTTVDEDTLYGKNKKSDF